In a genomic window of Myotis daubentonii chromosome X, mMyoDau2.1, whole genome shotgun sequence:
- the LOC132224798 gene encoding melanoma-associated antigen 10-like, translated as MRTPDSTGRGRRLPEQMGATCEDEHTPFLPSASSPGLRDSGVQYREEDPISADGGPGTLELRPESVLLSETLGVPYREEDPISAVGSRTPSRQMVGQGPWKLDQSQSWLLSETLGVLYREQDPISADGGPGTCHSQGVIMPRVPKSQRSSLEIPVPVEEDSSSSSSTPVASSSSSSTSSSCYPLLSSNPSTSEDAAGAPSSPVSSPSAHASPTALAAAAPLSQSISEEGGGPSTSWALPGTESLPRCVINDKVADLVGFLLLKYRTKEQTTRAEMLSSIIREHQDHFAVIFREASECMQLVYGIDVKEVDPTSHTYVLVTNLGLSYDGMVSDEHSMPKTGLLILILSIIVLEDDCVPEERIWEALNAMGVHAGMEHSIYGEPRELLTRVWVQEQYLEYRQVPNSDPARYEFLWGPRAHAETTKLKVLEFLSQVSGGDPRSFTHFYQEALREEEQRAQARVRTTDDTTAMASASSSAMPSGFFCLD; from the exons ATGAGGACCCCCGACAGCACAGGGCGGGGCCGGCGCCTGCCAGAGCAGATGGGGGCCACCTGTGAGGATGAacacacccccttcctcccttccgctTCCAGTCCTGGTCTCAGAGACTCTGGGGTTCAGTACAGGGAGGAGGACCCCATCTCGGCAGATGGTGGGCCAGGGACCCTGGAACTTAGACCAGAGTCAGTCCTGCTCTCAGAGACTCTGGGGGTTCCGTACAGGGAGGAGGACCCCATCTCGGCAGTTG GGAGCAGGACCCCATCTCGGCAGATGGTGGGCCAGGGACCCTGGAAGCTAGACCAGAGTCAGTCCTGGCTGCTCTCAGAGACTCTGGGGGTTCTGTACAGGGAGCAGGACCCCATCTCGGCAGATGGTGGGCCAGGGACCTGCCATAGCCAAG GAGTCATCATGCCTCGAGTTCCAAAGAGTCAACGCTCCTCGCTTGAGATTCCCGTGCCTGTGGAAGAggattcttcctcctcctcctccacccctgttgcttcctcttcctcctcctccacctcttcctcttGCTATCCTCTGCTTTCAAGTAACCCAAGCACCtcagagga tgctgctggggcaccGAGTTCTCCCGTGAGCTCTCCAAGTGCCCATGCCTCCCCTACTGCCCTTGCCGCTGCTGCTCCCTTGAGCCAATCCATCAGCGAAGAAGGGGGGGGTCCGAGTacctcctgggccctgccaggtacagagtCCTTGCCCAGATGTGTGATTAATGATAAGGTAGCTGATCTGGTGGGGTTCCTGCTCCTGAAGTATCGCACAAAGGAGCAGACCACAAGGGCAGAAATGCTGAGTAGCATCATCAGAGAGCACCAGGACCACTTTGCTGTAATCTTTAGGGAGGCCTCTGAGTGCATGCAGCTGGTTTATGGCATTGATGTGAAGGAAGTGGACCCCACCAGCCACACCTATGTCCTAGTCACCAACCTGGGCCTCTCCTATGATGGGATGGTGAGCGATGAGCACAGTATGCCCAAGACGGGCCTGCTGATACTCATCCTTAGTATAATCGTCTTGGAGGATGATTGTGTCCCCGAAGAGAGGATATGGGAAGCACTGAATGCCATGGGGGTGCATGCGGGGATGGAGCATAGCATctatggggagcccagggagctcctCACCAGAGTTTGGGTGCAGGAACAGTACCTGGAGTACCGGCAGGTGCCCAACAGCGATCCTGCACGGTACGAGTTCCTGTGGGGTCCCAGGGCCCACGCTGAGACCACCAAGTTGAAAGTCCTGGAGTTTTTGTCCCAGGTCAGTGGGGGTGACCCCAGATCCTTCACACACTTCTATCAGGAGGCTTTGAGagaggaggaacagagagccCAGGCCAGAGTTAGGACCACAGATGATACTACTGCCATGGCCAGTGCAAGCTCTTCTGCCATGCCCAGTGGCTTCTTCTGCCTTGACTGA